The genomic region CCGGCCCAGGCCCTCACGCACCAGGTCGGCGGCGCCGACCACCCCGGCCTCGGGGCCGTAGCGCGCCCGCAGCAGCGGCGGCACGACCCGGTGCTGCGCGCCGACCAGCGAGCGGCCCAGCTCCTCGCGCGCCGGCTCGAGCAGCAGGTCGCCCGCGGCCGACACCCCGCCGCCGACGACCACGACGCTGGGGTCGAGCCCTGCGACCAGGTTGGCCACCCCGAGGCCCAGCCACTCCCCGACCTCGGCGTACGCCGCCAGCGCCGCGGGGTCGCCGGCGCGTGCGGCGTCGGTGACCATCGGGCCGGTCAGGGCGGCCGGGTCGCCGCCGCAGGCCGCGGCCAGCGCACCGTCGGGGCCGAGCCCCGCGCGGGCGGCGCGCACCAGGGCGTTGCCGCTGCAGTACTGCTCCCAGCAGCCGCGCCCGCCGCACTCGCAGTCGCGGCCCCCGGGCACGACGCGGGTGTGGCCGAACTCGCCGGCCATGCCGTTGCGGCCGCGGTGCAGCACCCCGCCGACCACGACCGCGCCCCCGATGCCGGTGCCCAGCGTCAGCACCAGCGCGTCGGCGGCCCCCATCGCCGACCCGTGCGCCGACTCGGCCCGGGCCACGCAGTTGGCGTCGTTGTCGAGGAAGACCGGCACGCCCCACCGGTCGGTGAGCCGGGCCCGCACCTGGTGGCCGCGCCAGGGCAGGTGCGGGGCGAAGGCCACCCGCTCGCCTGCGGCGTCGACGAAGCCGGCGGCGGCCAGGCCGACGCCGGCCACCCGCCGGCCGTCGGCGACCTCGTGCACCGCCTCGCTGAGCGCGTCCTCGAGCAGCGCGACGTCGACGCGCCGGCCGGGGGTGGCCCGGTGGGCGACCCGCGAGACGCTGCCGTCGATGGCCACCTCGGCGGCCATCACCTTGGTGCCGCCGACGTCGACGCCGATCACGACCGGGCGCAGGGCCCCCGAGCCCGCCTGCAGGAGCGACACGGCGGGCTCAGACGCGGGCGAGGTCGGCGGCGCCGATGAGACCGGCCCGGTTGCCCAGGCGGGCCTTGCGGATCTCGAGGCTGGGCCGGTGGCCGCGACCGGTGAGCTGGGCGGCGAAGGCGGCCCGGATCGGGTTGAGCAGCAGGTCGCCGGCCTCGCTGACTCCCCCGCCGATCACCACGGCGGCCGGGTCGAGCACGGCGGTGAGGGAGGCGATCCCCTCGCCGAGCCACCGCCCGAGGTCGGCGAGCTGCTCGACGGCGAAGGGGTCGCCGGCGCGGGCGGCCTCGGTGATGAGGGGGCCGGTGATGGCCTCGGGGTCGCCGCCGGCGAGGTCGAGGACCTCACGGGCCAGGAGCGATCCGCCGGCAGCGGCCGCGCGGGCCTCGCGCACCAGCGCCGAGCCCGAGCCGTACTGCTCGAAGCAGCCGCGGTTGCCGCAGCCGCACAGGATGCCGTTGGGCACGACGCGCATGTGGCCGATCTCGGCGCCGACGCCGAAGGCGCCCCGGTGCAGGGCGCCGTCGAGCACGATGCCGCCGCCCACGCCCGTGCCGACGGTGACCAGCAGCAGGTCCTCGACGTCGTGGCCGGCGCCGAAGCGGAACTCGCCCCAGGCCGCGGCGTTGGCGTCGTTCTCGATGACCACCGGCAGGTCGAGGCGGCGCTCGAGGTCGGCGCGCATCGCCACGTCGCGCCAGGCGATGTTGGGCGCGAACATGACCACCGAGCGCGAGCGGTCGACGTACCCGGCCGCCCCTACACCCACGGCGCGCACGTCGTGGCGCGAGCGCAGCTCGCGCACCAGGCCGGCGACGGCCTCCTCGATCGCCTCCTCGGAGCTGGCGGGCGAGACCACCCTCAGCTCCTCGAGGATGGTGCCCTCCTCGTCGACGACACCGCCGGCGATCTTGGTGCCGCCGATGTCGATGCCACAGGTCAGGCTCATGGGAGGTCTCCGGGGTCGGTGCGGGGCTCGGTCTCGTCGTCCGGCTCGTCGTCGAGGTCGATCGTCTCGACGTCGCGCGAGCGGCCCGACGGCGGGGTGGTCGCCAGCAGCGCCGCGGCCGCCTGCACCAGCGACGAGGCGGCCGCGCCGAGGTGCGCGCGGACCTCGGGGCTGACCTGTCGCACGGCGTGCACGCCCCGGCACACCGGGCACCAGCGGCACTCGGGCGCGCCGGTGGCGAGGTTGTCGTCGAGGGCGCCGGCGAGGTGCTCCTGCACCCGGGCGGCTGCCTCGGCGGCGTGCCCGGCCAGACCCGCGAGGTGGGAGCCGAGATCGTGCAGGTCGCCCTGCGCGGCCTTCGCCCCGGCCGCGCCCAGGTCGCCCAAGTCACCCAGGTCACCCAGGTCACCCAGGTCGCCCAGGTCACCGGCCTGGTCCTGGGCCCAGTCGGTGAGGGCGCCGAAGAGCTTGGCGGCCTCCTCGGCGAGGGAACCGACGTCCTCGCCGCTCCGGTCGCCGGAGCGGTCCGCGCCGCCGGGGGGCTTCTCGTCGCTCACCGCGCCGCCTCCCGTCGTACGCCGCTCGCGGCGCCCGGCTCCTCGTGCTCGACGAAGCGGACCCGCAGGCCGCCGGCCTCGACCCGCGCGCCGGCCACCCGCAGGCGGGCCAGTCCGGCCGGCAGGGTCAGCAGCCGGCGGTAGGACCCGACCGTGACCACCAGCTCGTCGCCGTTGCGGGCCAGGTCGACCTCGGCGCGGGTGACGAGCGGCAGCGCGAGGCGCAGCAGCGCGCCGCCCTCGGTGCGCTCGATGCTGAAGGGCCCCGGCCCCGCCGGCACCGCCAGCGGGTCGGCGCCGGCGTAGACCTGCTCGGCGAGCCCGCGCAGCGCCTCGACGCCGACGGGCTCCTCGGCGCGGTACTCCGAGCGCCACACCGGCAGCCCGGCGAAGGACTGCTCGACCTGCCCGAGCACCGCGGCCTGCGAGGCCACCCAGCCGGCGCGCCAGTCGTCGCCGCCGGCCTCGGGGAAGACGCGGTTGGCCACGACGCCGTCGACGCGGTAGCCGAAGAGGGAGAGGTGGGTCCAGCTGCGGCGGGCCTCGGCGAGCACGACGTTCTCGGGAGTGAGCACGACCCGCACGCTGGCGTCGGGGCCCGACAGCAGGGTGCGGACCTCGTCGAGCTCGGCGTGCAGCCGCTCGATCGCGTCGAAGACGTGGTCATCGGGCATCGGCACCCCCACGCTGCGGGTCAGCACCGGCTTGAGGGCCTTGATGATGCGCCGCTCGGCGGGGAAGACGCGCTGCATGTACCAGCCCAGCGCCTCGGGCAGGGCCAGCAGGCGCAGCGTCTCGGCGGTGGGGGCGCAGTCGACGACCACGACGTCCCAGCGTCCCGACAGCGCCTGCTGGCGCAGCTCGAGCAGCGCCAGCACCTCCTCGGCGCCCGGCAGCACGGTCAGCTCCTCGGCCGCGACCGGGTCGACGCCGGCCGCGTCGAGGACCGAGAGCAGGTAGTGCTGCACCTCGGCCCACGACTGCTGCAGCTTGCGCTGCGCGTCGACCTGCTGGACGTGCAGGCGCGGCGCCACCTCTCTGGGCTCGGGCCCGGCGCTCACGCCGAAGGCGTCGGCCAGGGAGTGCGCGGCGTCGGTCGACAGCACCAGGGTGCGGTGCCCGGCGGCCGCGGCGAGCGCCGCGGTGCCCGCGGCGACGGTCGACTTGCCGACCCCGCCCTTGCCGGTGAACAGCAGGATGCGCACGCAGCGGCCCCGCTCAGCCGAGCGACTCGACGCGCTTCTTCAAGCCCTTCAGCGCCGTGTCGATGAGGATCTTCTCGCCCTTGCGCTTGAGCATGCCGATCAGCGGGATCGAGACGTCGAGGGCGAGGCGGTAGGTCACC from Nocardioides salarius harbors:
- a CDS encoding ROK family protein; amino-acid sequence: MSLLQAGSGALRPVVIGVDVGGTKVMAAEVAIDGSVSRVAHRATPGRRVDVALLEDALSEAVHEVADGRRVAGVGLAAAGFVDAAGERVAFAPHLPWRGHQVRARLTDRWGVPVFLDNDANCVARAESAHGSAMGAADALVLTLGTGIGGAVVVGGVLHRGRNGMAGEFGHTRVVPGGRDCECGGRGCWEQYCSGNALVRAARAGLGPDGALAAACGGDPAALTGPMVTDAARAGDPAALAAYAEVGEWLGLGVANLVAGLDPSVVVVGGGVSAAGDLLLEPAREELGRSLVGAQHRVVPPLLRARYGPEAGVVGAADLVREGLGRHARPRG
- a CDS encoding ROK family glucokinase; translated protein: MSLTCGIDIGGTKIAGGVVDEEGTILEELRVVSPASSEEAIEEAVAGLVRELRSRHDVRAVGVGAAGYVDRSRSVVMFAPNIAWRDVAMRADLERRLDLPVVIENDANAAAWGEFRFGAGHDVEDLLLVTVGTGVGGGIVLDGALHRGAFGVGAEIGHMRVVPNGILCGCGNRGCFEQYGSGSALVREARAAAAGGSLLAREVLDLAGGDPEAITGPLITEAARAGDPFAVEQLADLGRWLGEGIASLTAVLDPAAVVIGGGVSEAGDLLLNPIRAAFAAQLTGRGHRPSLEIRKARLGNRAGLIGAADLARV
- a CDS encoding ArsA family ATPase; translation: MRILLFTGKGGVGKSTVAAGTAALAAAAGHRTLVLSTDAAHSLADAFGVSAGPEPREVAPRLHVQQVDAQRKLQQSWAEVQHYLLSVLDAAGVDPVAAEELTVLPGAEEVLALLELRQQALSGRWDVVVVDCAPTAETLRLLALPEALGWYMQRVFPAERRIIKALKPVLTRSVGVPMPDDHVFDAIERLHAELDEVRTLLSGPDASVRVVLTPENVVLAEARRSWTHLSLFGYRVDGVVANRVFPEAGGDDWRAGWVASQAAVLGQVEQSFAGLPVWRSEYRAEEPVGVEALRGLAEQVYAGADPLAVPAGPGPFSIERTEGGALLRLALPLVTRAEVDLARNGDELVVTVGSYRRLLTLPAGLARLRVAGARVEAGGLRVRFVEHEEPGAASGVRREAAR